The stretch of DNA TATATTTCACAGGAAGAGAGTTTTAGGCTTAGGCTCTGAGACCCGTGACAGGCAGATGTTTCGCTGACAGAAActgatatacatttttttttcttatccatcGATAAAAATCGTATTAGATGGACATTTCTCGAGCTAAAGAAATCTTAGCAGATTTACGAACTGACAGAAATTTTAGGAGACGGGGATTTTACGTGTCAATCGAAATCTTGTTAGACAGGCATGTTACCAACCGACAGACGTACCATTAGCGGGCTATTTTAATACACGACCGAAATGTTAGTAGACAGGCATTTCACGAGCCACAAGAAATCTTGCTAAGCGGGAATTCTACTTACCGACAGAAATGTAGAAATGTTATGACACAAATGTTAGGAGATGGGCACTCTACAAGCCAATAGAAATTCTATTAGACGGAAATTTTACAAGCTTAAAGAAATCTCATCAGGCACGAGCCAAATGAATCCTATTAGAAGGGCATTTAACGAGGCCAAGAAAAACGGGTTACCGGTTAGAGAAACGTTAGTAAAAGGACATTGTAAAAGTTAGAGAAACGTTATTAGAAGGGCATTTTACGGGTTAGAGAAACGTTATTAAAAGGGCATTTTACGAGCCTAAGAAAAACGTTATTAGAAGGGCATTTTACGGGTTAAAGAAACGTTATTAAATGGGCATTTTACGAGCCCAAGAAAAAAGTTTAGAAGAGCATttcaaaaaaccaagaaaaacgtTATCAGACGGGCATTTTACGAAccgaataaaaaatttaatagaaGGGCATTTTACGAGCCCAAGAAAAACGTTATTAAAAGGGCATTTTACGAGCCCAAGAAAAACGTTATAAGACGGGTATTTTACGAGCTTAAGAGAAACGTTATTAGACGGGCATTTAACGAACCAAATATATGGTACTAGACGGGCATTTTACCCGTTAAGGGAAATTATTAAGCTTGAAGTAAATCACCTTCATCCGCTATAACTTATTCACGGAACACTGGAACTATAGATTCTGTACTCTGAGTAATTATATATGTGCATGGCAGTGCAACAGATAAAGCCTACAATTATTTGCCGCCTTAGTAGTTGTTAGTCTCAGCTGATTTACTGTTTCCATAAACTGTAATGATCTGTGTGAGTGAATATGGTTGCTTCTCTGACTATCACTGATCAGTATTTCTCATATGATGTCGTTTGGGAGATAgcaactccttctctctctctctctctctctctctctctctctctctctctctctctatatatatatatatatatatatatatatatatatatatatatatatatatatatatatatatatatatatatatatatatatatatatatatgtatatatacatatatatatatatatatatatatatatatatatatatatatatatatagatagatatatatgtaaaaaggaggaatgtacagattcatcatttttaacttccctggagacagagttcgggcgacagcttaagaatgctgatgaccctttttttgggtggtgcgatgttaaagttccttacctaagcatatcagtgctatgagagcttgtccaaggtTCCTTTGAAAACTAGCcgcaaccagttacctggggcgttgACGTAGTGTGAATTCATTTGTCCATGTACGAGCTATATCCGTTCTTAATGACATGTATTAGCCAGAACAATGGAGACGGCTGCCTcagggagaaaaggcagaatgccgggatagctctgcgaaagtttatctaCTTAAGTGTGTaatattccaagctgcaatgggaggatctagtggaggggactaagtgtcctagtggaggggactgagtgtcctaaTGGAGGGAACTAAGTGTCCTgcgtggagggaactataatatttgggagaggagataattggtgtttgactattactgattaaaactattatttactgagggttatctaagttatctgaacttgagttatcattctattaattatcctgtaagaatctgaattattcaattaacgctttactttgaataaacgtatatttttgtagctccgactctgatttggtgaccttagataatggagtggaggttgagagagagagagagagagagagagagagagagagaggaaggctattgccagagttgggtatcgagagagagagagaaaggagaatgtgttaccagacaaggtGTTACCAATAAGCCTTCCGCTCTTGGCCTAACGTTACCTATGTGAATAACGGGGGTGATGCtcccgttgatatatatatatatatctagaatatatatatatatatatatatatatataatgttacagtCAAAGTGTAAAACTAGCCATTTCATGTAATGCCTGGAAATTTCAGTTGTTTGACGAAATTACCATTTCACTCggtcatttcgtgaaacgactAAAATATTCAGTTATTACGTGAAATGACTGGAAAATTGATGTCCTCATTACACAACCTGGCTAAAAATTTttagtgagggagggagggagtgtttATTCACAGTCTTATTATTATCTCTattcttatttattgattttctctttgttgttgttgtggttattttgttgttgttgacaaagctttttattttatatattctgatcatttttctttttatttatgtgctTTTTAAAATCACATCTACAagtatgttaaaataatcatataacacATATAAACATTTCGTTGAATgtcttaaaatgattaaaaaattaaaataattatgcaCATTTTTGAGCATTTACTGAACGAATTTACTCATTTGTTGTACTTGTTAAGATaatcaaaataatcataaaacactTTTGAACATTTCACTGAACTacgttacttatttgtttgtacagTTAGCAATAAATTCAAGTAGTCAAAATTATAAAACACATTTGAACATTCTGTTGAACTGAATTACTTAGTCACTTGTTTGCACACGTTAGACTGTTATGACGTCGACTGTTACACTTGCGCTTAGCCTTGTAACAATTACACGATTTGTAGAACAATTTTTTTCGCCTTTACCACAGCCGCATTGTAAGAAACCCTGACCACAAGTGGCTGTAGATTTCAAAGCCTGCCGAAGGGAAACCTGTTCATCTTGTTTGACATCAGACTGAGTGAGAAGTTTCTGCGGACGAAGATCAAATTGGTTGCGTGAATACTTGGTCTTGATTATGCCACTCTTAACGGCTATGGtgtaaaggtcattttcatcacgATCAACGATGACACCGAGGATATTACGTGCACCCACCCGTCCCCTATCCACCAAAGGAATATGAACTGCAACATTATCTCCTACTTCCCCTGTCTTCGAGTCTAATCTGCTGCGCTTTACCATGCGCTCAGCTTGCGAGAGCTGTGCTTCTCTTGCTCGCTTCCTTTCCTGTGTTATCTCACGCTCACGTCTTGTAAGTGGTGACGGACTGAGTGGTGCACAGTGTCGGCTGATGCTGTAGGGTCTCGTGTAGGGTGAGTAGTGTTGGTTGATGCTGTAGTGTCTGCTGTAGGCTAGGTGTGAGCTGACACTTCATCTTCTGTTGGTTCTGAAATAAGGGCAAGCAGGTCATCTTCTGTCTGAAGTCTCTCAATAACTTCTGAAGGGAGACATGATGATGTTAGACCCACATAGGATCACAACCAAACATAGCTTTGTATGGTGTGTGCTGGATACCTGAGTGATAGTGATAGCCGGAGTTCTTCATGTTTTGGACAAAACGAAGACCAATGGACCAATCCTGTGTGTTGTTGCCTGACATCCAAGCAATCAACATATCCTTGATGTCCCCATTGGCACGTTCCACAGAACCTTGGCTTTGGGGATGTCTTGGTTTTCCATGGACTATGATGAGATCTGGCCAAAGATCTTTTAGTTCTGTGATGACATGAGCTGTAAATTCAGAACCATTGTCACTTTGAAGGATTGCAGGAGCACCAAACAGCAAGAAGATGTCGAGCAGTTGAAAGACAACTTCAGCTGCTCTTTTTGATGAAAGAGGTCGAAGTATCACAAACTTTGTTAGGTGGCACTGGTATAACATAATCCATTTGAACTGAGCTTGGGGAGATGACTGCATGTCTACCAGATCAACCTAGCTCCGAGAATTGAGATCACTTCTTAAAATAGGCTTTACAACTCCAGTAGTCTTCGGACACTTCCGTTTTTCTTGGCAGACAATGCAGTAAGACTTAAACATCTCTAAAGATTCTTTAGTGATGTTTGCATACTTTGATGCAAGATGAGCTTTCATTCTGTCACGGCCACCATGACCTGTTGCAATATGTGCCCTCTTGATGATGTCATAAGTATCCTCAATACTGACATAATAAAGTGTTGGTTCTTCAGCTGTTGCGCGTTTCTTGATCAGCTTCTCCACGTCTCCACACTGAAGAACTtcatacctgtgtgtgtgtgtgtgtgattgcaaaATCTGAATTATGAGTTCGTGGTTACATTAGAGTTTTCAAACAAAGTTCTGcagataataatgttttattttgttgttgtttgtaatgaatatatgatatatgtttgtaatttttgaaataagaacTTCATAGAaaatgaatgagatattaaaTTCATTAACTATTTCATAGTTGCACTAATCAGTAATGCTTAATTTCTCATGATGAATATGTACATTCACAAAAAATCTAAACTACTGTGTCAAAATATCTACCTGCACCAGCTGACTGTTTTAGTTCAAGTATGTACGGAAACGATAATAAGAGATAATAAAATCTTACTTCTTGAGAATGTAGTATCCATGACGAGACTTCGAAGGTGGATCCCTGGCAGCTGTCTTCAGGTCTTCAATTGTCTTGTAGTACTCTTCTTTAGCAATCAAGTTCTTTTTACACTGATGATATTTTTGACAAAGCGCTTATGTAAACTTGACTTCAAAATTACACTGAGCCATTACAATCTGCAACACACCGGTAAGCAAGTTTATAACCTGTACAACACCAGTAGAAAACTTAATAGCCACTAAAATCTCCCTCCCTCAAAAgttccatccctccctccctccctaaacAGTTTTAGCCAGGTTGTGTAATGAGGACTCCCATTTTCCAGCCATTTCACGTAATAGCTGAATATTTTagtcgtttcacgaaatgaccGAGTGAAATGGTCATTTCGTAAAACGAATGGAATTTCCAGGGAATGCATGAAATGGCTAGTTTCCCACTTTGactgtaacatatgtatatatatgtatatatatatatatatatctatatatattagtatataggtataaatattaataatcaggaaatatatatattattatatatatacatatatatatcatataatatatatatacctaataacaatatatataaagaaagagagagagagagagagagagagataattccttGTGTCCATGTCTTCCCTAAGTAAGACTGGGTGGTTGTGATACATGATCTTCCACATACGGGTGGGGAGGGGCGGGAAGTTTTCGAATTCAAGGGTACCCTGAaataagcttttatttatttaatatatttgtgCGTATATTTAactatttgtttttcatgtttcctcatttctctattatttcttTACTCATCGATTTCTTCTGTCGTGTAAAATCGTACGTAAATAATTATGATACAAACAAGGGAAAAATGTTTTGGCCGCCTCACCTAAGACTCATAAATGCCGTCCGCTGACCACAAAAGAGCTTTTAGGCTCTTTCAGAAAGTCTGGATTATATATCCGtgtgcaaaaatgaaaaatgcgaaCGCAGAAAGTCACGAAGAAGTGGAAAAAGTCATCTACTTTGGAAAATGATAAGCTTTCGCTGGCAGTTTTAAATGCTTCGCCGTCAAAAACTAATTTCTTAActtgataattttaaaaaattgtaatttttctaGTAAAAGGAAATTCGTGACCTTATATAAGATGGGAAGCTAGAATGAAACAAAAAGATTTGAAAAGGGGTGCAGAAAATAAAGGTGATTCTACTTACCCGTAATACAACGCATGCACACACGCcttcacatatacacacatcacacacacacacatacatacacacacacgctcacacacacacacacacacacacacacacatatatatatatatctatatatatatatatattatatatatatatatatatatatatgtgtgtgtgtgtgtgtgtgtgtgtgtatatatatatatatatatatatattatatatatatatatgtatatatatatatatatgcgtttgtgtgtgtgtgtggtgtgtgtgtattgtttatgtatataaatgtgtgtgtgcgtatgtgtgcttATGTGTCAAAATAGATGCAAGAAAAACCAGAGGCTCAATTCAGCTTATGAGCGAAATACAGTGTCTCCGCAATTACCAACAATTCCCATTCCTTAACCCACATCGATCCTTCACATTTCTGACTTTTATCTTAATTCATGCGTGAGTATCTCGCACGTGTTACCCTAGCGTGTAATTTCGCTTTGTCTACCAGAGGAGGGAAACCGCCGATTATATTACATGTTACCATAATTACTTTCCAGTACCACTCACAAACGTCACCACACCTGCTATATGGTTAAGACTTGAGGTTATGCGTGTGGTTTTATTACACTATGAATTACACATCAGCATCTGTAGACAAAGGTCCTTTGCCACTGCTATGGTCGAGAGGAAATTTCAGTAGCCAGCAAGGCGTTGTGGGGAAGTTTGTTCTGTTCTTCGAGGAGCCAGTGAGTCTCACGTTAGTGAAGTCAGCTTCAAGGAACTAGTGAGTCCCAGGTTAGTTTCAAATCATTTCGAGGAGCTAGCAACTATTATGTTAAGTTAACCTCAAGGACCTTGTTCAAGTTAACTTCGTTTAAGTTAACTTCGAGGAACCAGTGAGTCTCAAGTTAGTAAAGGAACCAGTGAGTCCCAGGTTAGTTTCAATTAATTTCGAGGAGCTAGCAACTATTATGTTAAGTTAACTTCAAGGACCTTGTTCAAGTTAACTTCGTTTAAGTTAACTTCGAGGAACCAGTGAGTCTCAAGTTAGTGAAATCACTTTTAAGGAACCAGTGAGTCCCAGGTTAGTTTCAATTAATTTCGAGGAGCTAGCAACTATTATGTTAAGTTAACTTCAAGGACCTTGTTCAAGTTAACTTCGTTTAAGTTAACTTCGAGGAACCAGTGAGTCTCAAGTTAGTGAAATCACTTTCAAGGAACCAGTGAGTCCCAGGTTAGTTTCAATTAATTTCGAGGAGCTAGCAACTATTATGTTAAGTTAACTTCAAGGACCTTGTTCAAGTTAACTTCGTTTAAGTTTAAGTTAACTTCGAGGAACCAGTGAGTCTCAAGTTAGTGAAATCACTTTCAAGGAACCAGTGAGTCCCAGGTTAGTTTCAATTAATTTCGAGGAGCTAACGACTATTATGTCGCTTATTAGTATACAGAGCTTTTGTATGCGTGTGTAGGTAAGCAGATCACTCGGTCGACTGTCATTATAGTGTCACATCTTATTAACAACTTGGAGAAGCATGAAATAGTACTGAAGGTTGTCTCAGTTTTGTTTCCTACTGATTATTGCTACAATGAGCTTGTTAGAGTGTGATACGTGCGCTGGAACCCTTACCCTCCCGATCTTCTGTCCCTACTCTGGCCGGACAGGAATAGGATGgatgtctcctctaccctcccaTTTCCCTACCTACTCAGTCTCCGCCCTGGCCGGACGAAAGTAGGGTGgatgtttcccctaccctcccgttcccctccCTACCCTGGCCCCTCCTTGGCCGGACAGGAgtagggtggatgtctcccctaccctcctgttcccctacctaccccgccccacccagggcggacaaagtGGTTTGACAGGTAGAAGGTGGCTATCATGTCTCCCCCTACTGTTACCCGGGGAGGATAAACAAGATCAGATCCACTCAGATTTtactattatagatagatagcagATGCTGGTAGCTGAAGGTGAATGCGTAGCTTCCTCCTTATCTGCAGGTCACCTATTGGGATCTCACTCCCATCAATATTAATCGGATCTTGCACTCTCGGGGTCGTAAGTTTTGACGTCTCGTTCACCCATTTCCTTAGGAACTTTAGGATGCTCTAACATTTCCCAATAGCAGTATCAAAACAGTACTTTTGCCATGTATCTCAGTAGCCTGTACCTAAATTTAATGGCGATATGCTAATTTTCTCATCTTCAAATATTGTTTCCAAGTAAAAGTCATCGAGATATCGTCTGGGGACACAGACTCAAATTAGTGTTGGCTCCCTGGATCAGCGTTTTGCAGTAGATCCTAAAAGAACTCGGAAAATGTACCCATATACCTACATGTGAGCCTAACCATCTGTACTCTGaagcagttcctcgctggacgagtgggttacgtgctcgtctACCGAGTCAGTAGTCAGTCatgagttcgattcccagctctgctaACGTGGAATCAGATAAATTTATTtcgggtgattagaaattcatttctcgatataatgttgttcggatcccataataagcaggtaaccagttggttcctagccacgtaaaaatatctaaccctttcagctgttaatcagctcagtggtctgttaaactaagacatacttattTGTACTCTGAAGCAAATGT from Macrobrachium nipponense isolate FS-2020 chromosome 18, ASM1510439v2, whole genome shotgun sequence encodes:
- the LOC135196603 gene encoding SCAN domain-containing protein 3-like encodes the protein MQSSPQAQFKWIMLYQCHLTKFVILRPLSSKRAAEVVFQLLDIFLLFGAPAILQSDNGSEFTAHVITELKDLWPDLIIVHGKPRHPQSQGSVERANGDIKDMLIAWMSGNNTQDWSIGLRFVQNMKNSGYHYHSGIQHTPYKAMFGCDPIPSPLTRREREITQERKRAREAQLSQAERMVKRSRLDSKTGEVGDNVAVHIPLVDRGRVGARNILGVIVDRDENDLYTIAVKSGIIKTKYSRNQFDLRPQKLLTQSDVKQDEQVSLRQALKSTATCGQGFLQCGCGKGEKNCSTNRVIVTRLSASVTVDVITV